CAACGTCATCTTTCTTAAGTGACCTAATATTTactaaataatattaatttgcCACACTTTctgtgcgaaaaaaaactttaatatgtatattttgtaatttattgctACCTATTAATAAAGTTTTGACAACACGAAGAAACAacataacataaaaacataatgtGACTAAATTGTACATCTCATTTCATCAATTAATCAATCAATATTTTCAGCAAAACGACCAACACAAATAATTGTACATACTTGGACAGTAAATGTGTTGCACTAGTGCCTTCTAATGAATTAAGCGTAAAAGTAAATGTTATTCGAAATGAACAATTACCCGTTTTTTTACGTAAATGGTAATGAACTGGATCGAACTCCTTTTCAAATACCAGCACGTTGAATTCTTTCCAATGTTTCAACACTATAACAAAATCACTGCTTTGGGTACTGTTCTCCTCATGAATTTTGACCCAAATGAACAAGGTTTGTCGACGATATTGTTGCAGGATCCAAAAGAAAGGGTTTTCATTATTTGACAAACAACTATTCCAAAAAAATGCACGAGATTGTAATAATTGTGGCATTGAAGAAGCAAACGTCGGAACCAGCTCATCTGCTATCGTGACATTTAAACAGTAGAACTTAACCTCTAGCTTACTGCCACTCGTTCCATCGTATGCGCGTAATAACTTAAAGATTCCAGAAGCATTGTGAATAGAATCGTAAGAGGTGAACTGATCGCCATCGAGGTAAATATATTTTGACGAATTGCCGATATTGGATGATATTTTCCCGGTGATTAAATGGCAGGATTCAATAGCAAATTCCGAACTGATGGACGATATGGTACCGAACACGATGATGATAAGAAGTATGAAATCCATCTGCCTAAGTGTTTCACCCATTTCCGAAGAGTTCGATATTGGACACTTGTCAATGACACACTGAACTGATTGATTCTTAGTTCGTTGGCtttataaatgtttgaaaCAGACAGACAGAAACTTCTCAGACATTCTGTCCTACTTTCCCACACAGTTCTGTTGATGAGGGATACGTAATCAGTTATGATCATTATTAAGAAATCTATGTTAATGGATTAGCAAAAGTTATTCTTATAGTTTGTTTAACTACAAAAAAGTTAGAACGAATGCATAAATTCAAATGTAGCAGATAATATCTAATACTAGTGATACTAGTGTTAATACTAGTGAATACTAGTCTTGTGCTTAATGAATCTTCTGAatagagtcattcatatgaatcttcagtgaagaatcATTCAATTCATGAGTCGACTTCcaacagattcatgaatcctaaaagattcatgaatgcccgaagattcatgaattctcgaagattcatgaatccttaaagattcatgaatcctcaaagattcatgaatcctcaaagattcatgaatctccgaagattcatgaatccttgaaGATCCATGAGTCCTCGACGATTTATGAATCCTTAAAAATTCATGATTTTGCGTATTCTTTACGCATAttgacttcttcttcttcttgttcggttagaacggcctggccgtatcaaggcttattttaccacgttgcAGGATAGTCCgtctttgctacggggagaaggtccggatgggattttataCCCAGTCCTGACGTGTGGAACCGGCACCGTATATCACATACACAAAAGAGCTGATCCTGCATTTAATGAGATGTTATTATTGAAGCGAAAGCTCCATTCCATCAAATCCATGCTTATTgaaagaatttgttttatgtgaAATTTTACAACTACACCGATTTATAAGATACATTAAAATGATCAAACAATGAATCAATTCTACTGGCCTATTAGGATTCTTTTAGTTCATCATGATTGTTGAAACGCTCACAGTAAAGCGAACCGAGCTGTCATAAAACTTAAATTTGGAAGTAACACAAAGTTATGCAAATCCCAATAAACTTCCGTCACTTTAACTAaactataaaagaaaaattaaaatttaacaacCCAACTAGTGTAGAAGGTTTCTAAAATATAATAcatgcaaaattattaaattaacttAGATTCACGTTCCTCAACGACATATTGTACTAACATGTGAATCAATTGTCaataaacttttcttttaaGAATAGAATTATTCAGCATGACTAAAATCAAACTTGTTATAAGATTAAAAGTATATTGTAATGTAGAAAAAGGTATGTTCTTTCAAATTTTGACAACCATTTATCGCAACCATTAAACTTCAATTGGCGCTCCAAAAGCAAAACTCGTGTATTTACgtctttcatttttcattcagtaaattatttattcaaaatgaaatgaatgaatcaATGACAAACTTTACACAccgtttgcttgttttatttcaataaattagcTCTTGAAACAGTATGACGAGCACAATTAGTTGCACACACTTTGACACAAAACGTGTGTTACAATCACTTTTAATCGGTTCGAACAAAAAAGACAATGATGTACGAAATAAGCAGTTGCTCTGTTTAAAACGGCGAGGTTTGTAATCTTTATAAAACAGCGACACGTTCAATTCGttccaattttccaacacAAGAATCACGTCATCGGTAATGGTTGTGTGGAACGGACGAGTTATCACCCAAATGTACAGCGTTTGTGGATGTTGCTTATGCTCGATCGAAAAAAATGGGATGTATTTATTTCGAACACAGCTGTTCTGTACTACAACATTCGACTGTAACAAAAGCGGATTAGAAGAGCTTAACGTCTTAACTAGTTCATCGACAACGGTGAAATTCAAACAGTCGATCTTAACTCTTAGTTCATTATTGCTTGCTCGGTTCGATGCATTTACTAGATGCAACTTATCGGTAGCATTCTTAATTGCAGCGTAAGATGTGAACTGAACTCCATCAAGGTAAATGTATGTTGGCAAACTTTCAAAATTTGATGATATATTCCCGGTGCTTAAAAGGCAGGAATCGATTGACAACTCCGAACTGCTGGATGCTCTGCTTGCGAACACGATAGTGCTGAAAATTAAGTATTCCAATTTCTTATATGTTTCAGCCATTTCCGAAGAGTTTGATATTAGACACTTGCCAATGACACACTGAGCTGTTTGGTTCTTTGTTGAGCGGCTATATAAGCCCTTCTGataattaaaatctttttcaaacatatttgGACATATTTCCATCCATAACTATCCATTAGCGTATCGGATTGCGTTAATGGCTTGGTAAAAGTTTCCTCGCTGTAAGTAGTAACTTGTAATGATCCATGTCAATTGTCCACATAATCACCTTTATGTTTCATACAAATGTCGCAATATGACGTAAGGTTTTTACACAACTATTACTTTGCAGTGCATAATATTCTGTTATGGAAAACGTTAAATCTAACGTTAAGGAAGATCCATTTCACACGGTCTGGGTGGGATTTATCACATAacccaccgggccgccctagATGAAGGCGTTATATGGAATTAAAGACCATCGTTATGCATCCTTTAGTAAATCATTGTTGCAAACAAGCAATAAGAATGTtagtataaatttattttaatgctaaaaTATGCAATCCCAAGCGTTTTAAAATAAGATGCTGtttagttttaaaacattttcttttattatccTCTACATGATGATTAATAGACCAAGGccattaataataaaactgTGCAGCAGATAATTATACAGCTAGAAACACATAAGCCATTGCTGctttttaatgaattaaatttaacaatcAACTCCAAATGGTACCTACAACTGCAGCAATTTCTCGGGTTAAAGAAATAGATTTTACTGAATTCATGATCCATCTTCGCGATCGTATTTTGGGTCCACTCATTTGCCGCCAGAAACATGCTAGTTCTGCTTCCATCATCCTGACGCATACTCGCATTCATATATAATGTTCCGGTCCTTCTTGTAAAATCGACTCTATAGGTTGTTCTGCGGCAGTCCAGCCACTTGTTAACTATTTGTTGCAGGTCGGGCTGAGTCGGATAAACGTCCTTGTACACTTGATCTGGATCGTCACGATCAATTGGACAGTATAATATAATGGTTAAACGACGGttttggtagaaaatgttcacattCGCGGACTGTGATTTAAAGTCTTGAGGATGGAAATCGTTAAACGGTGTGTAGATGGTATTATCGACGCGAAGATAGTTCAATTCACTATGGACATGGAATCTCATCTTAAACGGTTGTCCTCTCCAGTTGAGCAGTGTACAGGATGGTACGGTGTACGCTAAATGTCCACTTCCGAACAACGAATGAAGGCACAAAAAGAGGAACCATATGTTAGGTTCATTCATTTCGACCATTCTCGTCTGTAGTGAAGAAACGCACAGGAGCCGGGAGTTCACGCAGAGCACTGAACAGGACTAACCCTGGTGAAAGACTTTTACACGCTACAACTACAACAATTTCGAAATCGCCGTCAAAGTATGAACTCTTGCGACTACCAAATTATTCCTGACACTCAaagtattaaataaaaatgaaaaaaggttGAAAGGCAAGAAAGATCAAACAACCGAATTAAAATAAGTGATACTGAAGACTCAGTTTGTATAGAAGCGTTTGAGTTAAGAAAACAACTacattaattttgttacaGATTCTACAACACGGAAGAAATGAATATGACAAATATGGTATCTAAAAGTTACTACACTAAAAGTTCCGCATGCTTTTGCATACTTCTTCCTACTTACTAGGCCGCGTTGCTTTCGGATTGTTCAAcataacgcacacacacaatacacCGGCAggatttcaatttttctactttacttgtttttttttggtttgcttcacgtttcttttcatttggaAATAGTTTCGTCCTTTCGTCCACTTGTAGCAGGTTTCACTTGTCACTCTTAATATAAGTacttggttgtttttgttttgtctgattttatctttttgtttccttgtttttgctgtgtttAATCAGTTGcattttcactcatttttatCTCTGCCCACTGTTTTCAGCACTGCcactgttgttttggttttatatGATCTGCATGCTACCACGTTTAgtattttctttatcttttgttCTTGCAAACGCTCACTATCTTCCATCACACTCTCAGTTCACAGTTTCGCGCCTCATATCTCGGtgtatataaattaaaataaatacattcttTCATATATATAATAACACATTTAATCAACTGTTccatttgtgtgtttctgtgtgcttGCTAGTTTAACGCTCGTTCACTCAATTCTCGTTTCGCTTTTAGAACCTAACTGTTCATAATGTTTTTCGCTTTCGCTATAAGTTTCATATTCTTATCATTTATAGCGTTGTTAGATTTGAGTTTTCTACCGTTTGCTTTTTACCTACACGTGATCGAACATTTTGCAGAACGCACGCTCACTTTAAAAGGATCCGATACATCAACTATTGCAGTTTCACATCGGCCAGTTTCACTGTgggttttgataaatttagCTTCTGTTTGGATTCTGTTGTTTATTGGTATGGCTTCCGTACGGTCGGTTTGACTTAGACAGAGCTCGATCTTTGTATCAGAGCACACTGGTTTGTTGAAGAGTCTACGATATTTTTGCTCCTTTGGATGCTCACATACCGTAGAATAAAGAAGagatgcaagaagaaaaacttcCGACATGGCATCGATGGTGGCTGATGCACCAAATCTAACAAAACATTCTTCTTTCTTCAATGATATCGATGTACAGTACAATATCACCAACAATTataggtttgtttttgtgactAGAACGTTTGACACGCTGCTACATCAGGCGTGTAGTGCGTGTTTGGCATGACACGCTATGCTTACACACCTTACCATGACAAACTTTTGAACGAATGATTTggacgaatgtttttttctgtgtgaatAACATCATGAAAGGCTTCGTTCGATAGCAGAAGGTAGCAACGATTGAGATAACATTATTTTATCTAGCTTTAGAATGCATTCACCTATTAGCTTCGATCGGAAGAACAAGCGGTCAACAACACCGGTTCGAAATTTTGGTTGAAAATTGGTAACATTAACTTTGTAGtgaaatcattttcaattgTACAGCCTCAGAAAAACACTCCTACCGAGTAGTTTGCTGCGTGATGTTAGAGCTATAACACCACGCATCGAAACACCTCCTTCATGTGCTTCCAAGTCGTTCCGCAGTACGGTGTTAACagaaaaatcaattctaaacgttttgttgttttagtgGTGACTGGCTCAAATCGTTTGAATGTATGCTGGTTTAAAGATATCTCTATATAGGTTGGATTGTTTTTCTAATGCCCGCTATGCTATTTAACCATTTCACGTTCAGATTAGTATGTGTGCTGTGTGGTGTGTCCTTTGTTGCAATATAATTAATCGTTTGACTGATTGTTGTTATTAGAATGCTGTTGTGTCTGTCTGCTCATTTTATGCTGATGTCGATGATTCGTTGGCAAGTAAATAATGCGTTTCCGGTTCATTCATACGTTCGCGTTTGCTACTCATCTTTATATAGTTTGTCCTACTCATGGCAACTGATAATCCTGGCAACAtagttctgtttttgtttctttgttgtgttttgtcttCTTTAATTATAATATTCCCCTACACACACTTCACAAACAGCACCACTGGAGTTCGGTATGCATTGTATTTAGTATTatcgttattattatttttttggttatcgATCACACATTTCTAAGAAGCAGTAACtcaattcattttcatcacacaaTAACAGTTTTGGCGCAAATTTCTTTCTCtccatttttgtgtttgtgttgctaTTGTGCAACGGtagattgtgtgtgtgtgttttagtgGCATAAGATTTGGTTTTCCTGTTGTTGTTATCGATTTTCATTCTGCCAATGTTGCTTTTTGTATTCACATTACATGTgaactttacttttttttgttcatcctgGGCTAAACAGGGTGGTCCAGTTTTGTAGCTCCttattgctgttttgtttcaatcttTTGTGTTGTTCATATTACGATTTGCGCCTCCACTAAGCACAACATTTCAACATGCGTTCTCCGTGCGTTAACCACATTCATCCGTTCCATTTTCATGCTGGtcgctctgttttttttttattgttcaaacGCTTCAGATCTTCATCACCCATTGTTTCATCACGTCATCGTGTTTCATGGCCATTAACTTTTCATTTGTCCGCTCGTAACATTCCCATAGTTTTAACATAGTGATTCCTTCCTACtgtaataaaatgtttgtttgtttttttttctggtcgTCATTTCATTACGCTTTTCAAACGGACACTTTGTCGGTTGACAGGAGTATTTACTCCGGTCACTCGACGTTCTGCTGCTTTTGTATCACATGATGTTGTGATACGCAATTTTATCTCTTTTCTCTATGATTTCCTTTGCTTCACATCTCAAACAGTCGCTTGTTTGGTCCTGCCTTTATTTTGTCTGCCCTGCTAGCTATGCCTGCCCGGTCCGTACCACTGATTGTTTTCGGATCAGCAACTAAGATATTTGCACTGTTTGCCAACTGTAACTAAACGAACATGTTGCGTTTTAAAACCGCACATCATTAACTGCACACCAGCACTTGCACTTAATTCTTCTTGGTTGATCCAtctgcgcacacacacacacgcacactcgtTTGAAATGGTGAACAATTTACCTTAGCGCCCGTAAAGTAAACGCGCCTTTCATTGATGGAAGTTGTGTGGTACGTATTCCATAATATGTTTCGTTCTAAATAAATGTGTCTCATTCCTTTACCCATTTGTCACGCTACCGCTCTTAATGATTACTTTTGCATGTCTTTCTAGAGTCTCTTTCACATCACATTATAACCCCTAAtagtatgttttttgttgttgtatggtAAAGGTTGTCTAGGTTTGCGCTATGTGTTACGCGTTACTGCACTACAATCAGTTGTTGTTAGTTCGATTAAGGTTTATACTTATCGTAATGTATTACCGTACGATTTGTTTGCGATTTTCCACCGTTGAAGGACATACTACCCATCGTTGCCATGCGGCAACATGCTGCTATTTGTATGCTTCTTTATCGAAGCGATTTAGCCGCCTTGGCACTGCTGTACCCGGTGCTGTGCTGTGGTCGTGGTGTGAATTGTCGTGATGctgaaacgaagaagaaagacAAAGCGGTTTAGAATCTTCCATCACAGTCAGTGCTCCAAAACACACGGTGCCTCATACCCGGCATCACCATATTCATCGTCGGATAGACACCCGCAATTGGACGAATTTCGTTCGGAGGCGATCGGCGGCTTTGCGGCAACGTTAACGAAGGCTAAACACATGTAAcacaaacagaacagaaacgTTTCATAAGTACACAACgggacacacaaacactaccACCAATACGATTCGATTACTTACGTAGTACGCCTGGCCAATCTTGACGTAAGACATCCCGGTAGCGGCATTGATCGGGATCAGCTGCTGATGGTACGGTTCGACCGCGGCAGCAGCGGCTGCTGCAGCAACAGCCGAATTATGCATTACAGCTGCAGGCATCGCGTGCGGATGTGTCGCGGTGTGTGCACCGGTGTTCGCACCGGATCCGGAACCGGTGCCACTGCCACCGCCATTGCTTCCTACGCTGCCTCCGCGCTGTGATGGACCGTTTCCTGCACCGCCCGAATAATACGACGATTGGCCGGAATGGTGCTGCTGCCCTGCTCCAGCTGGTGCCATCGATTGACCTCCACCCGGATGATAGTAATGTGTCGTACCACCAgcccctcctcctcctccaccgccACCTCCACCGGGACCACCGTGAGTTTGTTGCTGAACACCGGGCGGCATCGGTTGGTTTCCACCGTGATGGGGATGATGGTGTTGCGCGTGCGGATGcgccggatgatgatgatggtgcagtGTACCGTGCTGAGATGGTTGGCCACCGGCCGACACGACCGGATGGTTGCTACCGTGATGATGCGAGGTCGGTGTCGACGGATGATTGTTACCACCGTGGCCACCGTGGTGATGTGTAGCTGCGGCATGATGCGGCGGTCCCATGGGATGATGCGATTGAGATGCACCGTGCTCGTGCACAGACGACGACGTAATACTGTTCGGTGAGCCATTGCTTTCGTTCGAATTTGTGCTGGGCGTGTTACGGTTGTTCACCCCACCGtaactgttgctgttgtagCTGCGCTTCAGATCGAGATTGGGCGGTTTCGAGGAGCGATTCAGACGCGTCTTATCGCCCGCCATTCCCGTGCTCGGTGCGGCCGCACCCGGTACGACCATGCTCGGCAGCGTCGGTATCAGTGGTGGCTTGCTGGAGGAGTTGCTGTTCGCGTTGGTTACGTTTTGCGGCGCGGTACCATCGTGGCGATTACCCTTACCCGACGGAGGCGGTCCCAGGATCAGTGGACCGTTCTGGTTTTGGTTATTGTTCCCTGTATTGTTCTGTGCGTAGCTTCCCTTCATGCCACCTCCACCGGGCGGTTGATAGCTGCCACTTCCCGCATTGCTGTTCGGCGTCATCTGTCGGCCACCGTTCGCGGACGCATTGTAGCTAAAGTAGCTTCCACCGTTTGCACCGGAGTTTGCATTGGGTTGTCGCGGTTTGCTACCCTGGTAACCTCCATTTCCCGCTTTGCGTTCATCCGACGCACCATAATGATGATGCCCACCGGCATATCCTCCACCTCCGGTTACGCTCGGCATAATGGGAGGTGTAGGAAAGAGCGGCATGCCTTTATGCGTTGCACCGGGAACACCACCGTGATGCGATGGCATAGACATTGGCAGGGAAAGCGGTGTACTGGGCGTCGACTGTGGTGTCGGTGCGTTTGTCGCACAGTTGGTACTGTGGTTGCCACCACTgtggctgctgttgctactgctactactgctgctgctgttaccGCCTCCATTCGATGGTCCATTCACGCTGGAATAGTGACCACTGCTGCCGCCCTGCtggtgatgctgatgatggtggtactgtgaatgatgctgatggtgcCCATTACCACCGGACAGTGGTGTCGATTCACCACCGTGCGTACCGCCGGTAGAAGAAGCGGGATGATGCTGTGCTCCACCGGATGGCGGATGCGGATGGAATGATGCGGCAGTGGGTACCAGCGTGCCGGCAGTGGCCGCAACCGAATGAGGATGTGTCGCCATCGGGCTTGCAAATGGAAGCATGTTGGGGTACAGTGGTTGCGGGAAGGCGGCGTACATCGgcgcaccagcagcagcggcggcGGCAGCGGCAGCCGATGACGAATCGGGCAGTGGTACGGAAATATTGGCGGTGAACGGTGATATCGGAACCGGTGTTACCGAGGCACTGTGCGTGGCGCCACCTTGCGATTGACCGTGCCCACTGTTGGGAGGAGTCGTGTTGCGCTTGCCGGAAATAGGCGCACCCGACGAATTGTTGCCGGTGCTCGGTGTTGATGCGGTGGTTGTGATAATTCCACCATTGGTAGGAGTTTGCGGTATCGGAGGCTGCATTAGTATTGACGCACCGCCCACCGTTGATGGTACGGGCGTCTGAGGAACGTAGTAAGTGATTGGTTGATTCCAGTAGTTTTGGTACGCAGCccctgtaaagaaaaaaagattttaatgAATCATATTCTAACTTCTAAAGCATCGAAAGCATCCGAGATCCTTACCATTAAACGGATATCCTATTCCGATCGGGTAGCTAATGGGATACTGTGAAAGCTGACCGGCTGCTGCAGCGGCGGCCGCTTGTGCCGCGGGGAATTGGTCGGACGAATACATCACCGGATTTTGGTACAGTGGCGCACCAGTATAGGCAGCGGCAGCtgcagccgcagcagcagccgcactCTGTGTGTACGCGATCGGATGCAATACTGTCGAAGTCGCACCGGCCGGAGCCGAGTAGATGGAAGCGCCCGGTGTTGAACAGAGGCTCGCTTCACGCTGTTGCTGCGGATCGTACACTGGCACAAAGTACCCACCGGACATTTCGGTTGGATCCATTGCCGTGGGATATGTGTAGACCAGCGAGGATGGTACGGCATAAATGGCACCGTCCGGCTAAAAAGTAGGAAGAACATTGCagtgttaaattaaaaaagggaaacatatAAAAGCGAAAGTCATGCTTACCGCGGTCTGATATGTCGTCGTTGACAGGCCTGGCGTACCGGTTGCGTATACGGTAGCACCCGGATGACCACTACCTCCACCATCGTACGTGACGGTATAAGCGCTAACACCGCCACCACCGACACCACTACCACCGTTCGGTGTTGTGGTGGTGCTCGCATAACTGGTCAAAGGTACTACCGTCTGTACCACGTTAGCTACCTTAACCATGTCATTTTTCTTGTCCACCTCCTCCTGTCCACCGTCGGTCGGAGTTTCGCTACGATCCTCGTCATCGTCTTCGCCGGCATCCAGCGTGCTGCTACTACTGACAGGATCGTGTACGTGCAACAATTGTACAGCAGCACCGAGAGCCGGATTGTTGTGGTCGGGTTTGTCCAGCGCGTCCAGCCTATCGCCGAGATCGTCTTGCTCCTCTCCCGTCACTTCCACCACTTCGTCGATCAAGGATCGATCATTATCCAGCAGTGCAGAGTTGGCAGTATGCATGAGTGTTCCACTTTCGTGCTGATTGGTACCGTATTGTATCTGccaaggaaggaaggaaaacaagaaTTACCACATATCCGTAGCAGAAAATTTGGAACAGATTGTACATACTTCATTCATATCGATTGGCTGCAGTTCGCTTGCCTGCAGCATAGGACTAGTGGCTTGATGTTTCTGTAACTTCAACCCACCAAGCTCGTTTGTCGTTTGTGAGATTTCTTCGCAGAGGCTTGAGTTttctgcaccaaaaaaaaaacagacaaaaagtTACATAAAcgctttgtttttcaaaaccaaaccatACTTACCATCCATATCTGGATTATCTTTAACGCTTAGTAATTTTAGGCCGCCAGAGTTGACACCCACATCGTAGCATCCGAGCTCGTTGACCACCTCCTCCGCGATGGTGGTCGGTGTCGTTGTCGCTGTCGTTGATACCACCGTCATGATGGTCGTGATGGCACCGGTACCGCACTCACCGACGGTAGGAATTGCCGTCTGTTGTCCACATTCGACCGTCTTTCCTAGCGACGGCCCATCTGTAGCGCTTTCGAGCGAACTGCTACTATTGAGATTGTTCTTACTGTTGAATGACTTTTGCTTTTCAAACCTTCGCTTCGACATTTTGCCACTTGGTGGCCACGGACCGCCCGCAGCCGGTGGTAGATTGGATGGGTCGAAATGATACAGCGAGCTGTGACAAAATATTACACATTAACACATTAGCAGTAAATCACACCAGCAATATCTTCCTTCTTGCGGCGATACTTACCCGTCCTGGTTAACAATCGGCTGAAACGTCTGGGGATCAATCAGTACACTTCCCTTCGGCACACTGGCCATGTCGGTGACGGCCCACATGACGCCGCACGTAGCCGACGGTGATGG
The DNA window shown above is from Anopheles funestus chromosome 3RL, idAnoFuneDA-416_04, whole genome shotgun sequence and carries:
- the LOC125770070 gene encoding protein encore-like isoform X6 produces the protein MRESTSPPRTPTPRSPSDTHNSNPISSTGSGSTGGISNTTTATTTIASSNSSSSSSGIALSNGPQGQPERSSGAASTMSDAESLAKHNSAGPGGGGGGTGGGTSGNSSPNIVLFAGGEDQQRNGKSQLDLDFPKLTPPKTSFNPNAGSNGAHHPHSQKGNSVKSNGTATHHARANGSAPGGEPDKSAPLTTTAGATFSVATGGSNNAKQTTPSQQGVTSTVSPNGTDTPDGGGTTRGGGGMLASQSPSNHNLVPVSGSGNVSAATCDTTAVGGDPSMAGAVGKALSTHTAPAQSAANSNFCDNDGRHGSYQHQHQRDVSFSDNEGAGGGPTTNVDGQINIQFSHETETRYIQCDSPTDSLMRSGSNAGGTGTGPTTTPPSGGGKKRSGASGKGGNKATRLKHLSGGSSSSVDGGGGGGTGGGGGGGNGGCGGGMASFMSRDSLCDPFTDQSGVNLLQFFKETLNKNFKDRNMLMKIEKELLSLAMDRSRSQMKFPPMSSYNRMLIHRVAAYFGMEHNVDATQQCVIAEVTPATRIPDIRFKNLISDSFSEEPRKSILKRDTHSFDEYHRFGSGAGGGGGGGGGGGGGSGSGLLHCPDRGMLDRKAKSFEEREEEYEKSKRRLFKNREHDSESDQWQWISTDGGGVAGGGAGVGTTLVDLNAARHQHKLQNNRLLKVQSVSIEGRSEERPCVSKSHSFGGYGGSSQNASLLRGDSITSTKSAGARLFTKQDSNASTNTPWRLSPSSSGSYLTSSYKTQSIRSDSVTPSPTGYGSGDHTPEPCVPSPSATCGVMWAVTDMASVPKGSVLIDPQTFQPIVNQDGSLYHFDPSNLPPAAGGPWPPSGKMSKRRFEKQKSFNSKNNLNSSSSLESATDGPSLGKTVECGQQTAIPTVGECGTGAITTIMTVVSTTATTTPTTIAEEVVNELGCYDVGVNSGGLKLLSVKDNPDMDENSSLCEEISQTTNELGGLKLQKHQATSPMLQASELQPIDMNEIQYGTNQHESGTLMHTANSALLDNDRSLIDEVVEVTGEEQDDLGDRLDALDKPDHNNPALGAAVQLLHVHDPVSSSSTLDAGEDDDEDRSETPTDGGQEEVDKKNDMVKVANVVQTVVPLTSYASTTTTPNGGSGVGGGGVSAYTVTYDGGGSGHPGATVYATGTPGLSTTTYQTAPDGAIYAVPSSLVYTYPTAMDPTEMSGGYFVPVYDPQQQREASLCSTPGASIYSAPAGATSTVLHPIAYTQSAAAAAAAAAAAYTGAPLYQNPVMYSSDQFPAAQAAAAAAAGQLSQYPISYPIGIGYPFNGAAYQNYWNQPITYYVPQTPVPSTVGGASILMQPPIPQTPTNGGIITTTASTPSTGNNSSGAPISGKRNTTPPNSGHGQSQGGATHSASVTPVPISPFTANISVPLPDSSSAAAAAAAAAGAPMYAAFPQPLYPNMLPFASPMATHPHSVAATAGTLVPTAASFHPHPPSGGAQHHPASSTGGTHGGESTPLSGGNGHHQHHSQYHHHQHHQQGGSSGHYSSVNGPSNGGGNSSSSSSSSNSSHSGGNHSTNCATNAPTPQSTPSTPLSLPMSMPSHHGGVPGATHKGMPLFPTPPIMPSVTGGGGYAGGHHHYGASDERKAGNGGYQGSKPRQPNANSGANGGSYFSYNASANGGRQMTPNSNAGSGSYQPPGGGGMKGSYAQNNTGNNNQNQNGPLILGPPPSGKGNRHDGTAPQNVTNANSNSSSKPPLIPTLPSMVVPGAAAPSTGMAGDKTRLNRSSKPPNLDLKRSYNSNSYGGVNNRNTPSTNSNESNGSPNSITSSSVHEHGASQSHHPMGPPHHAAATHHHGGHGGNNHPSTPTSHHHGSNHPVVSAGGQPSQHGTLHHHHHPAHPHAQHHHPHHGGNQPMPPGVQQQTHGGPGGGGGGGGGGAGGTTHYYHPGGGQSMAPAGAGQQHHSGQSSYYSGGAGNGPSQRGGSVGSNGGGSGTGSGSGANTGAHTATHPHAMPAAVMHNSAVAAAAAAAAVEPYHQQLIPINAATGMSYVKIGQAYYPSLTLPQSRRSPPNEIRPIAGVYPTMNMVMPASRQFTPRPQHSTGYSSAKAAKSLR